The Thiohalobacter sp. genome window below encodes:
- a CDS encoding divergent polysaccharide deacetylase family protein: MKAPRLARWAWLLLTLPLSLALAGSGLPHRGQRPQADGVPRIAIIIDDLGRSEAQGRRAASLPGPVACAFLPRAPHSPALARLAHRRGQVVMLHLPMQSMEQRRLDAGGLTLHMTRRQFEATLAEDLARVPHVQGVNNHMGSLLTRHPGHMLWLMEALRERGGLFFIDSRTTLHTVARQLAFEQGIPSLSRDVFLDNTPDVEAINAQFDHLLALARRQGAAVAIGHPYPATLQVLESRLPRLRREGVELVPITRLVEQQYARDSAWRLSLSR; the protein is encoded by the coding sequence GTGAAGGCACCGCGCCTCGCCCGCTGGGCCTGGCTGCTGCTGACCTTGCCCCTGTCGCTGGCCCTGGCCGGCTCCGGACTGCCCCACCGCGGCCAGCGGCCGCAGGCCGATGGCGTGCCGCGGATCGCCATCATCATCGACGATCTCGGCCGCAGCGAGGCCCAGGGGCGGCGCGCCGCGAGCCTGCCGGGACCGGTGGCCTGCGCCTTCCTGCCGCGCGCGCCGCATTCCCCGGCGCTCGCGCGACTGGCCCACCGCCGCGGTCAGGTGGTGATGCTGCACCTGCCCATGCAGTCCATGGAACAGCGCAGGCTCGATGCCGGCGGCCTCACCCTGCACATGACCCGGCGCCAGTTCGAGGCCACGCTGGCCGAGGACCTGGCCCGGGTGCCGCATGTCCAGGGGGTCAACAATCACATGGGCAGCCTGCTCACCCGGCACCCCGGCCACATGCTGTGGCTGATGGAGGCCCTGCGCGAGCGTGGGGGCCTGTTCTTCATCGACAGCCGCACCACCCTGCATACCGTGGCCCGCCAGCTCGCCTTCGAGCAGGGCATCCCCAGCCTGTCGCGCGACGTGTTCCTGGACAACACCCCGGATGTCGAGGCCATCAATGCCCAGTTCGATCACCTGCTCGCGCTCGCGCGGCGGCAGGGCGCGGCCGTCGCCATCGGCCACCCCTACCCGGCCACGCTCCAGGTGCTGGAATCCCGCTTGCCCCGGCTGCGCCGGGAAGGCGTAGAATTGGTGCCCATCACCCGTCTGGTCGAACAGCAGTACGCGAGGGATTCCGCATGGCGACTGTCCTTGTCCCGCTAG
- a CDS encoding DJ-1 family glyoxalase III: MATVLVPLAEGFEELEAVTVIDLLRRAGIEVVVAGLHEGPVRGSRGTVILTDIPLDAVMDRDFDMMVLPGGLPGADHLNADPRIHELLRRTAEGGRYVAAICAAPKVLASAGLLDNRHATSFPGVLDNAGVPGLSYETRAVVQDGRVITSRGPGTAMDFALALIEALAGPDRRREVEAPLQRPV; this comes from the coding sequence ATGGCGACTGTCCTTGTCCCGCTAGCCGAGGGCTTCGAGGAACTCGAGGCCGTCACCGTCATCGATCTGCTGCGCCGCGCCGGCATCGAGGTCGTCGTTGCCGGCCTGCACGAGGGCCCGGTGCGCGGCTCGCGCGGCACCGTCATCCTCACCGACATCCCGCTGGACGCGGTCATGGATCGCGACTTCGACATGATGGTGCTGCCCGGCGGCCTGCCCGGCGCCGACCATCTCAATGCCGATCCGCGCATCCACGAGCTGCTGCGGCGCACTGCGGAAGGCGGCCGCTACGTCGCTGCCATCTGCGCCGCGCCCAAGGTGCTGGCCAGCGCCGGCCTGCTGGACAACCGCCACGCCACCAGCTTTCCCGGTGTGCTGGACAACGCCGGTGTGCCGGGTCTCAGCTACGAAACGCGGGCCGTGGTCCAGGACGGCCGGGTGATCACCTCGCGCGGACCGGGCACGGCCATGGACTTCGCGCTGGCGCTGATCGAGGCCCTGGCCGGGCCGGACCGGCGCCGCGAGGTCGAGGCGCCCCTTCAGCGCCCGGTCTGA
- a CDS encoding TIGR00341 family protein, with protein MRLFEVVAEAGHADTLTSLGPEQGVVDVWCGAEDEAGRQTFHLLVDDAHRQAVLDRLQALLGSSAGTRILLLPVDAVLPRPPAPEPEDERRKATRATREELYAQIERGARLDSNYLLLVLLSTLVAAIGLAEDNVAVVVGAMVIAPLLGPNIALAFATSLGDRKLLGQAFLTGVAGLGLALAVSLLIGLLWPVDLASRELASRTGVDLAGVALALASGAAAVLSLTTGLSSALVGVMVAVALLPPTATMGMLAGSGQWRPAMGAGLLLAVNIVCVILAAKLVFLAKGVRPRTWYERAAARQSTRVYTLLWLVLFGLLLVLVVLYGRVAA; from the coding sequence ATGCGCCTGTTCGAGGTGGTCGCCGAGGCCGGTCACGCCGACACCCTCACCAGCCTGGGGCCCGAGCAGGGCGTGGTCGACGTCTGGTGCGGGGCCGAGGACGAGGCCGGACGCCAGACCTTCCATCTGCTGGTCGATGACGCTCATCGCCAGGCGGTGCTCGACCGGCTCCAGGCCCTGCTCGGTTCCAGCGCCGGGACCCGCATCCTGCTGCTGCCGGTGGACGCGGTGCTGCCACGCCCGCCGGCCCCCGAACCCGAGGACGAGCGCCGCAAGGCCACCCGGGCCACCCGGGAGGAACTCTATGCCCAGATCGAGCGCGGGGCACGGCTGGACAGCAATTACCTGCTGCTGGTCCTGCTCTCCACCCTGGTCGCAGCCATCGGCCTGGCCGAGGACAATGTCGCCGTCGTGGTGGGCGCCATGGTCATCGCGCCGCTGCTCGGCCCCAACATCGCGCTGGCCTTCGCCACCTCGCTCGGTGACCGCAAGCTGCTCGGCCAGGCCTTCCTCACCGGCGTCGCGGGGCTCGGCCTGGCACTGGCGGTGTCGCTGCTGATCGGCCTGCTGTGGCCGGTCGATCTCGCGTCCCGTGAACTCGCCTCCCGCACCGGTGTCGATCTCGCCGGCGTGGCGCTGGCACTGGCCTCGGGCGCGGCCGCGGTGCTGTCGCTGACCACGGGCCTGTCCTCGGCCCTGGTGGGCGTGATGGTCGCCGTCGCCCTGCTCCCGCCCACCGCCACCATGGGCATGCTCGCGGGCAGCGGCCAGTGGCGGCCGGCCATGGGTGCCGGTCTGCTGCTCGCGGTCAATATCGTCTGTGTCATCCTTGCTGCCAAGCTGGTGTTCCTGGCCAAGGGCGTGCGGCCACGCACCTGGTACGAGCGCGCCGCCGCCCGCCAGTCCACCCGCGTCTATACCCTCCTCTGGCTGGTGCTGTTCGGCCTGCTGCTGGTACTGGTGGTGCTCTACGGACGGGTCGCCGCCTGA